A window of Hordeum vulgare subsp. vulgare chromosome 5H, MorexV3_pseudomolecules_assembly, whole genome shotgun sequence genomic DNA:
tatgcagactaaaaagaaatggagggagtacatatcaTGGCAATTTCCTTCTGTATATTGCCTACGCCACAACACTTTCATTTTTTGACTGCGGGTATTATAAACAAGTTCTTGTTGCAAGAAAAATATCGTATACatgattttttgtttttgttttttattaaGAACATGTCATACTTAATTATGTAGATCATGATATCCATTTGAAACCACGTCTAAAATAAAGTCCGGTGGCAccattagccaccatatcaatctagagagcatgtctaggctcggctatggcaccatatccatctagagAGCTTGTCTACGGCTCGGCTACATCACCATATACATCGAcggatatctcacgtactccacaACATAAAAGTAGCAACCCTAGCATACTTCTTACATAGAACATAGGGTACCCTAAACCATAGCATAGTccacaaactattcaaaaattagcttgtttttgttcatacaatatacggaatagggccaccaacaattcaaaaaaattagcttttctttttcttattttcaacatcaacatggctcattttttagctttagtttccttttttacaCTTCAACTACTACATTATCCGCGCGTTCGAAAACTTGACCCTACTCTAAATGGGCGAAAACTTGCTGGTTTCATTGAGGAATGCAGAAGGGCAgggcaccatatccatctagcGATTTATCTCACGTCAAATAAGACAGAAATAGCAAGTAAAACACTGATAACCAATGACATATCAAATAGGGATAGAAATATATAGCAAGCATAACCAAGTTCATGCTACAACCAACGACATAATTaagttaaaaatatataaaatataaaaatccCTAACACCCTAGGGCAAGACCGGGACCGGGACTTCACCACCATCTTCACTGCGCCTTCTCTTCACTGCTCCCTCTCCATGTTGTCATCGCCGATGTAGTAGGGGAGGCTGTGCATACCATCGCGGGTGGGGAAGATGAAGTCGAAGTTTGTGTAGATGTTGTGGGTTGTGAATGCGATGAATTCGCATCCACACCAAAACCCCTTGCCGAGGAGGTAGTACGCATCAAAACTGTTGCTCAAGGTGACGGTGATCCCTATTGGCGGAGTCCTGGAGTTTGGACGGACTTCGTCCAGTCGAAACATCACCGGCGAGCCCGCCGGGATGTGGGGgaagcccgcacggaggaaccACTCGGCAAACCCCCTTGCACCCCTCCAGCGTGAGAACGCCCACACGCGGAGTGTCCTCTCCACAACAACGCCGGGCGGATACCGTCTCTCCGGCACGGTCGGTGGGAGCTCGAAGGTGGGGCCGTTGTACTGCATCCTCGCCTCACTTTGAGAGTGTTGTGGGTTTGGGTGAAGGGGGCTGCGCAAATGGATGTGTGGAGAataggtggaggggtggtggtttaaatagggaaaggggaagggaaggggagtggCACCGGACGCGCTTTGAATTTGCTAAGTTCAAACGAGTCGCGTCGATCGATATGCCACTTTAATTGCCAACAGGTTTTAATTGCCAcgttgaatagatgcgagtggatcgaaaagtgtgaaacaatgctCTACATCGAGGAGACACACGTGGGAGATGATGCGAACCAGCGGCAGCAACCGTCCCTGCGTCCGTGGTGGCTCGCGTGAAAATGAGGCCGGTCAGCGTCCGTGGCGGCTCGCGTGAAAAAGCGACCGGTCAACGTCCGTGGCGGCTCGCGTGAAAAAGAGGCCGGTCAGTGCATCGTGGCGGCAGGCGGCGGTGCATGCAGGCTAGCTGGACATGTCGTGCATGCAGGCTTCTTTCGTTGCGGCGCGTGCACGGCCCAATTCTAACCACGGCCCAACGGGCTAACCACGGCACCATTCGCCGCGACCCCACTCATGAGGTCCAACGGACGACACAGTCAGCGTgaccccactcgtcagagttaacggtcaaagcactgacccgacgGCATCCTTCGTTTGTGACCAATTCTGAGGGTTTcggccaagggagtggggaaaagtgagcaaaagttaagagtgtggggatgaatgagtatgtctaaggaaccaggggcacaaaAATAGACATCTAAGAAAAGGCATGAGAAATTTGAAAGAACTCTGACTTCTAGAGGATTTGCCATTAAACAAGGCTGATAGGTGTGTTTACTATCGCCATAGTGGGGGCAATAGTGTCATATTATGTTTGTTTGTGGATGACATAGTTATCTTTGTTACAAACATTAAAGAAACCAATGAGGTCAAGTGTTTTCTATCAAAGAGTTTTGACATGAACGATCTGGGAGAAGCCCATGTCATTCTAAACATCAAACTTATTAAGGATGATAGTGGGATTACTCTAACGCACTATCACTACGTTGAGAAGGTCTTGAGCCGTTTCGATTTTACGGATAGCaagccttctccaacaccttatgatATCGGCGTGACACTCAGAAAGAATAagaaagaaacaagagatcaaTTACGATATTCTCAAATTGTTCGTTCACTCATGTACTTAGCTTGCGCTAGAAGGCCACGCATCTCTTTTGCTGTGAGCAAATTGAGTAGATTCATGTACAACTCGTGTGATGATCATTGACATGCACTTGAAAGGGTCTTGCGTTATCTCAAAGGTATTATGAGTCATGGAATTCACTATTCATGACATCCTACTGTTCTAGAAGGATATAGTGATTCGAACTGGATCTCTGATGTCGATGTACTCTATGCCACAAGTGGGTTTTTATTTACTAACGACGGTGGCACACTGTCTTGAAGGTCTTGCAAGAAGACCATATTGACGAGGTCAACTATGGAAGCACAATTAACTCCTTTAGACACATCTAGTGTTGAGGGTGAATGGTTGCGTAAGCTCTTGATGGACTTGCATGTGGTTGAAAAACCTCTATGTGCTATTCTTATGAATTGTGAAAACCAAACGGTTAGCGATAATGTAAATAATTCTATGGTTAATGTGAATTCATCAATGAAGAGACGTTTGAAATTTGTGAAGTTGAGGAAATCTAGAGTAATAACTGTTACTTATATTCAAACAGACAAAAacttggcagatccctttacaaaGGGACTATCACGAAAATTGATAAATATTGCATCGagagagatgggtatgagacccattgATGTTACACCATAGTAGTAACTCAACCTTTGTGATCGGAGGTCCCATGAATTAGGACCTCGGAAAAACAAGATATTGGTTAATAAAGGAGAGTAATAAGTGACCATTTCTAGGCGAAGATGCAAAACTCTCAAAGTTGTGAGGCCGAGTGATGTAAGGTAGGTTGCCAACATGCCTTAATGTGGTTTAAATGTCTATTATAGCAaagatgttgtcctacagagCGGTCTTTAAAGAACGCACCTATATGAGCTGCGATCGTAAACGTCCCAGTCCATGAGACTTGAGTGATCACTAGTAATTTCACGAAGAGACCAGGAAGTACGATATATATGCTCCAAACCGCGGGGTAGCCTACTGACAGCGAGGTACTGGTTCAGATTTTGAGTGAAATCTGTTCACACAAAATtagcaattcaaggcatagtccattaccAAGTTGTGGATGGATGTAGTTTAAATTTCTAGGCACAACTTTAGCTTAATAGTCTCTATTGAAACACAAGTTTAAACAAGTGATGAGAAAAAGACAAATCTCTAAATGTGtatttgagatctggtgggggatttctAGAATAAATGGGCTTGATCCATTAAAAAATTATGTAATCTCAAATGATcccatgaataaaatggcaagtAGTGGTGTGATTATACTAAAGTTTAGTCTCATATCGTTAGTGAAGGAagagttggacctctttatatagtgggTTCTCTCCATCACTTTAAATGTGTGTTCAGAATAGAAAGGTAAGACCACACGCGCTCACTCGCGTCGCCGGAACGGGCCGGCGCGTAAGTGGCACATGCGCGTGAATGGTCGGCCGAAATCCGGtttgttggcttgtgggggctCGGCTTCCTTTTACCGTTTTATTTATGTCTTTGCACACAAATTAATTATTGCTTGTCCAGTGAGTATAGGACTTAGAAACCAAGTCGGTTTAAAATCGTAATCGTGACACGATACCACATCTGGTCCTAATATAGATACTGCTGCTGGTTGCGTCCAAAGACACACAAAAGACACTTCGTTCGTCCCTGCGATCCTCCACCAAGAGAGAACGAATTAGGTTTTTGAAAAGCACTCTGCGCGGCTTCTCAAATTCATCGTCACGGATCGTCTACCGTCCAAGTTAGGTGGTGCTACTCATCGCCTTCTCCATCACCGTCAACAATAGATCGTCACCAACGTCGTCATCAACACCGTCGCTGCTGCAACGGCTAATGAACAATACGTTCTTCATGATCTTTTCATGTCGCTTTCTGTAGTTGCTACTTGGTGTGCAATGATGATGTGCATGTTATCTTGCTCATCTAGTTTGCtagattgttgcatgctagttttCGTTCTACTTCCTCCATCCTAAATATAAGTCACTTTAGATATTCTACTATGAATTACACAAGGAGTAAAATGAattaatctacactctaaagtttgtttatatacatctgtatataaTCTGGAATGAAATCTCTATAAGACTTATACTCCTTGGTTTCATATTGTAGTGCGCTCGTGCTTTTCGAGATTTAAGTTTGAATATATATTTAACCTATGAGGGCGATTAGGCTGAAACAACATGTTGGTTAAatttatgatcaaatttattAAATCTAGAGAAACACGGGCACACTATGTTAAAAATAGAGGAAGTATTAACAAAGAGAGTATGAATTGTTTACTAAATTAATCATGAATTTGCCTAATTTTTCAACGAGGCCAAGCCAGAACGTGGACGATACCACGAGTGGAGGCGAGGCGTCCGAGGCCAAAGTGAGGAAGCAATTTTTTTTGAACACAGTATAAACGTAAACGTTCATATACACGCGCATATATTCACCTCTATGAACGCATACACGCATACCCTGATATAGGCGGCGGCAAATCTCCTGCCGGTCCTGGAAGCGGACAGAAAAAGAACGGTCCAAGGTTAAAGAAAGTACTGGAACCGTCTGATTTTTATCAGACGGTCCATGAATTTGACTGATGTAAAAAAAACGTTTTCTGGCACCCGATGAGTAAATAGGTGCTTCCATTATTCAGCAAACCGAGCTCAGAGAAACACTTGCCTGATTACAAAGTGTGCCTGAATATAACCTGAGCTGCAACGAAAACGAGACTCTACTTCTAGGCTTCTTGTTACACCATATCCTCTGCAGCGTTGACCTTCCCTGCCACGGCGTCGGCGCCTATCGTCGCCCGGCAGAGCGGACAGGTGTTATGCGTGGTGTGCAGCCACGTGGCGACGCAGCCCGTGTGGAACACGTGGCCGCATCCCGGTAGGACGCTGCACCGCTCGCCGCCCTCATACTGCGCCATGCAGATCACGCACGAGCTCTGGCTCCGGGGcaactccttcccctcctcctcctccgacagaGAGCCACCGTCTCGATCGGGTTTCTGCTTGTATGCAACGTCGGGTATGCTCTCCAGCAGCCGCTCGATGGAGAGCGACTTGCAGCGCTGCCGCACGTGACGGACGACCTCGGCGATCACCAGGGAGAGCACCACGACGGCGATGAGCGCGGCAGCGACGATGAAGGTCAACAGAACCACCCATATGATCCAATCTATCATGTCGTCCGAGTCCATGGCGATGGCAGGCGGTCGTGGCGGTGGGGACGGCCGCGGTGAACGATCCCCTCAGACGGCGTGGGGCCGGGCCTCGAGTACTTTTCGTTACTTGGGTTCGTGTGAGGGATTATGATGCGTGCACCAGCGCGGGCGAGGTAGGTTATGTAGGCCATAGAATGAGGCAAGGAGTTGGAGATGGACTCAACATATGCAAGTTCGATGCCTGCATCGTATCCCACACGGAGTATCCGTTCCCAATATCTATCTATATTACTGACGTGGACATGCAGGTCAGTTAGCtaacatcaatcctaggggatCAATCCTCACCTTGGAGTATTTAACAGGTCAGGAGCGATTTAGTgttttagagcatctacaacccgaCTTTGGCAAACCCGACACCTATACGCCCGCGGGCACGATCGGACGCATCCGTAGACAACGCCTCAAATGCAATCCGTATACCTCAAATGTTGCGTCGCACATCCGTATACCTCAAATGTAATAATCATCAAATCCATACAATTTATGCACGTCGATCATTCGATATATTTAACAGTTTGAAGGAAAGCAAATCAAGTATAGTTTAACAAATCGAACGTATACTCGAACCATTGTTCACACCAACCCGAATCAAGCAACACACGGACTCTTTTTTTCCCACGCCCGCATCGCTCCTTGCGG
This region includes:
- the LOC123452043 gene encoding RING-H2 finger protein ATL56-like, whose product is MDSDDMIDWIIWVVLLTFIVAAALIAVVVLSLVIAEVVRHVRQRCKSLSIERLLESIPDVAYKQKPDRDGGSLSEEEEGKELPRSQSSCVICMAQYEGGERCSVLPGCGHVFHTGCVATWLHTTHNTCPLCRATIGADAVAGKVNAAEDMV